From Roseofilum reptotaenium CS-1145, a single genomic window includes:
- a CDS encoding hybrid sensor histidine kinase/response regulator: protein MKALSLEHFFNHYSLRHQLLGVFCFIALTPLAGFAWWNYHTTRTDLIESANQSLNTAASQTVVTLDVLVRTNLTAIATEAQQETFATYLSTPNSILKEQALNSLNILMAKDKVFLVSYALLDTNGRNLLDTYSLQIGQDESDRNYFQIALETGEPIVSNIEFSEVDGQPYLYFSQSIRDRQTGEVMGVLRSQYSAAKLQHLILEHENLAGSLSFALLLDNHNLRLAQGYRDDGGLPQELRFQFLAPPESETIQELQAMYRLPSSLPTDLATQLTQFDEFSANFNPDRPYFTTILSQEKNIEYAGAISLSQIQPWKVAYLRPKSVLLQPINIQTRNNLILALGTTLAAIGVGFGIAHVISSPIRRLTAIAKQITDGNLNAHADIVSDNEIGELARTFNTMTAQLRSSIDTLEQRVRERTLELQVAKEEADSANHAKSEFLANISHELRTPLNGILGYAQILSYTELPTQQQRDGVNIIHQCGTHLLSLINDVLDLSKIEARKLELVPKPLHLPSFLQNLAQMCQIRAELKGLEFIYQTSSRLPESVSIDDKRLRQVLLNLLGNAIKFTERGSVSLLVDVVDLSETKATLLVQVRDTGVGIALEDRTKLFEAFEQVGDVQKKAEGTGLGLAISERIVHLMGGQIEVTSELGQGSEFSFTLDLPLVDDWVQPYRGIESNSRIIGYKGERRSILIIDDHWENRAVLSNLLNPLGFTTLEAENGEEGLKMLREQQPDLLITDLAMPVMDGFKLLKHIRTTEDLQHYKIVVSSASVTQADKQKALDGGGDRFLAKPINIKDLFAALSECLHLEWLYEEQEESDFSPKSSRQGAQRRDIPIPPPEDLTILIDLALNADLFSICDRLERLDSCYQEFAAPLLELTKEFKIEEVETLLKQYLDREE, encoded by the coding sequence ATGAAAGCTCTCTCTCTCGAACATTTCTTTAATCACTACAGTTTGCGTCATCAACTCTTAGGCGTGTTTTGCTTTATTGCTCTAACTCCCTTGGCAGGATTTGCTTGGTGGAATTACCACACCACACGGACAGACTTGATTGAATCGGCCAATCAATCCCTTAATACTGCTGCGTCCCAAACTGTAGTCACTCTTGATGTGTTGGTGCGCACTAATTTAACGGCTATTGCTACGGAAGCGCAACAAGAAACCTTTGCTACTTATTTGAGTACACCCAATTCTATCTTGAAAGAGCAAGCTCTGAACAGCTTAAATATCTTGATGGCGAAAGATAAAGTTTTTTTAGTTTCCTATGCTCTGCTCGATACCAATGGCCGGAACCTCCTCGATACTTACTCCCTTCAGATCGGACAAGATGAGTCCGATCGCAATTATTTCCAAATTGCCCTCGAAACGGGAGAACCTATTGTTTCCAACATCGAATTTTCTGAGGTTGATGGCCAACCTTACCTCTATTTCAGCCAGTCTATCCGCGATCGCCAAACGGGAGAAGTAATGGGTGTCCTACGCAGTCAGTACAGCGCGGCTAAACTTCAACATCTCATACTCGAACATGAGAATTTAGCGGGTTCTCTTTCGTTTGCTCTCTTACTCGATAACCACAATTTGCGCTTGGCCCAAGGCTATCGCGATGATGGTGGCTTGCCTCAAGAACTGCGCTTTCAGTTCCTTGCCCCTCCCGAATCGGAAACTATTCAGGAGCTACAGGCCATGTATCGCTTGCCTTCATCCCTACCTACCGATCTCGCAACTCAACTGACACAATTTGACGAATTTTCTGCTAATTTTAACCCCGATCGCCCCTACTTCACGACCATTCTTTCCCAAGAAAAGAATATAGAATATGCTGGAGCGATCTCACTGAGCCAAATCCAACCGTGGAAAGTTGCTTATTTACGCCCAAAATCCGTTTTACTCCAACCGATAAACATTCAAACCCGCAATAACCTCATTCTTGCTTTGGGAACGACCCTTGCCGCTATTGGGGTAGGATTTGGTATAGCCCATGTGATTTCGTCTCCCATTCGACGATTGACGGCGATCGCCAAGCAAATCACCGATGGCAATTTAAACGCTCATGCCGACATTGTATCGGACAATGAAATTGGCGAATTAGCTCGCACGTTCAATACTATGACTGCACAACTGCGTTCTTCCATTGATACTCTCGAACAACGAGTACGAGAGCGAACCTTGGAATTGCAAGTGGCCAAAGAAGAAGCCGATTCAGCCAATCACGCCAAGAGCGAATTCCTGGCCAACATCAGCCACGAACTTCGCACGCCTCTAAATGGCATTCTTGGCTACGCTCAAATTTTGTCCTACACCGAACTCCCTACGCAACAGCAACGGGATGGAGTGAATATCATTCATCAATGTGGCACTCATTTGCTCAGTCTGATTAATGATGTTTTAGACCTCTCTAAAATTGAAGCTCGCAAACTGGAGTTAGTCCCTAAACCTCTTCATCTCCCCTCCTTTTTACAAAACCTGGCGCAGATGTGCCAAATTCGCGCTGAACTGAAAGGACTTGAATTTATCTATCAAACCAGTTCCCGTCTCCCAGAGAGCGTATCCATCGACGACAAGCGACTGCGACAAGTCTTACTTAATCTGCTTGGGAATGCCATCAAATTTACTGAGCGCGGTTCAGTGAGCCTATTGGTGGATGTGGTGGACTTGTCCGAAACTAAGGCAACCCTACTGGTTCAAGTAAGGGATACAGGGGTAGGGATCGCCCTAGAAGATAGGACGAAACTGTTTGAAGCGTTCGAGCAGGTCGGCGATGTCCAGAAAAAAGCAGAAGGAACTGGACTGGGACTAGCCATTTCTGAACGTATTGTCCATCTTATGGGAGGACAAATCGAAGTCACCAGTGAACTCGGCCAAGGCAGTGAATTTTCCTTCACCCTCGATCTTCCCTTAGTTGATGATTGGGTACAACCCTACCGAGGGATTGAAAGCAACTCTCGCATTATTGGCTACAAAGGAGAACGCCGTAGTATCCTGATTATCGATGACCATTGGGAGAATCGAGCTGTCCTTTCCAACCTCCTCAACCCCCTCGGATTCACAACCCTTGAGGCAGAAAATGGAGAAGAAGGGTTAAAAATGCTGCGAGAGCAACAACCGGATTTATTAATTACTGACCTTGCTATGCCCGTGATGGATGGTTTTAAATTGCTCAAACACATTCGCACTACGGAGGACTTGCAGCATTATAAGATTGTTGTTTCTTCGGCATCTGTTACCCAAGCTGACAAACAAAAGGCCCTGGATGGGGGTGGCGATCGCTTCTTAGCCAAACCCATCAATATCAAGGATCTCTTTGCCGCACTCTCGGAATGTTTGCATTTAGAATGGCTGTACGAAGAGCAAGAAGAATCAGATTTTTCACCAAAAAGCAGCAGACAAGGGGCACAAAGGAGAGATATACCGATTCCTCCTCCTGAAGACCTCACGATATTAATCGATCTCGCTCTCAACGCCGATCTATTCAGCATCTGCGATCGACTTGAAAGGTTGGATAGCTGCTATCAAGAGTTTGCTGCCCCTCTTCTTGAACTTACCAAAGAGTTTAAAATAGAAGAAGTTGAGACTTTATTAAAACAATACCTAGATCGAGAAGAATGA
- a CDS encoding ABC transporter substrate-binding protein, protein MKRRDVLHWGTSAALGWSATSALKACRRLSPSSLLQLSVEETRGLESAGVIGTDAYYFLKDVGKTFSGTTLRLIIEDVPATKAAWELMQDEFTPLTGIDVQWDILPLDRVLGRIEQDIAREAGTYDIMYWDQAWIGRFVNIGVNPKELLENSELRYPNYDFEDFFQSLVANVASYQGNLAAIPYDIPIFIMFYRPDVLEELGLSVPTTMIEYLATIKAISEAKAPQIYGTLGQWKVGHYSLHCNMTAWLWAHGGSIYYADGTPAINDDRAIAGIEYMLAQRPYAPPAATTWDWYGEAEAFRQGRAAIMISWGEWFPWFESSSGSPISGRVAVAPCPQEVTLRPASECGFGEVPGISHQGGSSLALSRYSKNPDAAWVFLQWLTSPDVITRTTILSQTNSVRRSTYSDPRLQLGFGANPRVANYFDVTLDAIENRMGTEPHLPNWIDLGFDCFPVELGKLMTDQQSTKTTVYKMAEAAARATEAL, encoded by the coding sequence ATGAAAAGACGTGATGTCTTGCACTGGGGAACATCAGCCGCATTGGGATGGAGCGCCACTTCTGCATTGAAAGCCTGCCGTCGTTTGTCCCCATCTTCTCTCCTTCAATTATCCGTAGAAGAGACGCGCGGTTTGGAATCGGCAGGTGTCATCGGAACCGATGCCTATTACTTTCTCAAAGATGTCGGAAAAACCTTTTCCGGCACAACTCTACGATTAATCATAGAAGATGTCCCTGCTACAAAAGCAGCTTGGGAATTGATGCAAGATGAATTTACTCCCCTAACGGGAATCGACGTGCAATGGGATATACTGCCCCTCGATCGCGTTCTGGGACGAATCGAGCAAGACATAGCTAGAGAAGCGGGAACCTACGACATCATGTATTGGGATCAGGCTTGGATCGGTCGTTTTGTTAATATTGGGGTCAATCCCAAAGAATTGCTGGAAAACAGTGAGCTGCGATATCCCAACTATGATTTTGAGGATTTTTTCCAGTCTTTGGTGGCTAATGTTGCATCTTATCAAGGAAACTTGGCTGCAATTCCCTACGACATCCCTATTTTTATTATGTTCTACCGCCCGGATGTTTTGGAAGAATTGGGGTTATCTGTTCCAACGACAATGATAGAGTACTTGGCGACGATCAAAGCGATTAGCGAAGCCAAAGCGCCTCAAATCTATGGAACGCTAGGACAGTGGAAAGTAGGGCATTACAGCCTACATTGTAATATGACAGCTTGGTTGTGGGCCCATGGTGGATCGATTTATTATGCAGATGGAACTCCAGCCATTAACGACGATCGGGCGATCGCCGGAATCGAATACATGCTCGCTCAACGACCCTATGCTCCTCCGGCTGCAACAACCTGGGATTGGTATGGGGAAGCAGAAGCCTTTCGCCAAGGTCGCGCCGCTATCATGATTTCTTGGGGAGAATGGTTTCCATGGTTTGAAAGCTCATCTGGCTCCCCAATATCGGGAAGAGTAGCAGTGGCTCCTTGTCCCCAAGAAGTTACCCTGCGTCCTGCCAGCGAATGCGGCTTTGGCGAAGTTCCGGGTATTAGCCATCAAGGAGGGAGTAGCCTGGCACTCTCTCGTTATAGCAAAAACCCAGATGCGGCATGGGTATTTTTGCAATGGCTCACCAGTCCGGATGTGATTACTCGCACGACGATTCTGAGTCAAACCAACAGCGTTCGCCGCAGCACCTACAGCGATCCTCGATTACAACTTGGGTTTGGAGCCAATCCTCGAGTTGCCAACTATTTTGATGTTACCCTGGATGCCATTGAAAATCGTATGGGAACGGAACCTCACCTTCCTAATTGGATCGACCTCGGTTTTGATTGTTTTCCAGTAGAACTGGGAAAACTAATGACCGACCAACAGAGCACTAAAACAACTGTGTATAAAATGGCAGAAGCTGCTGCTCGAGCAACGGAAGCCCTTTAA
- a CDS encoding sensor histidine kinase — protein MERPKISLHTEINTRDKKSLICVKIKDNGVGISPQIKSRIFEQFFTTKSIGKGTGLGLAIARQIVTEKQGGTLICSSELGQGTELMISLPLKNIKSDSIDLC, from the coding sequence ATAGAACGACCTAAAATTAGTCTTCATACTGAAATAAATACGAGGGACAAAAAGTCATTGATTTGCGTTAAAATCAAAGATAATGGAGTGGGGATATCCCCTCAAATTAAATCTCGAATATTTGAGCAATTTTTCACAACTAAATCCATAGGAAAAGGGACGGGATTAGGGCTGGCTATCGCCCGTCAAATTGTCACAGAAAAACAGGGTGGAACCCTAATTTGTTCTTCAGAATTGGGACAAGGTACAGAATTGATGATTTCTCTTCCTTTGAAGAATATCAAGTCTGACTCAATAGACCTCTGCTAA
- a CDS encoding hybrid sensor histidine kinase/response regulator → MKAIFRSFHSLNDYSLRHQLLGVFCLITLIPLTGFAWWNYRVTRSALIQSANQSLDAAASQTAKSLDAFVKINLTSLVIATQQETFVNYLKTSSSASPALKKQALNILNTLMAKDKVFLISVALLDINGQNLLDTYSPQVGQDESNRDYFQVALETGEPFVSNVEFSQLDGQPYLYFSHSVRDRQTGEVIGVLRSQYSATRLQFLILEHENLAGSLSFPILLDDHNLRLAQGYRDDGGLPEELRFQFLAPPEWETIQELQAMYRFPPSLPTDLATQLTQFDEFAANFNPDRPYFTTILSQEKNIEYAGAIALSQIQSWKVAYLRPKSVLLQPINIQTRNNRLFALGTTLAALGVGFGMANVITSPIRRLTAISRQIADGNLSACADITSRNEIGELARTFNTMTAQLRCSIDTLEQQVRQRTVELQVAKDEADSANHAKSEFLANISHELRTPLNGILGYAQILSYTELPTQKQRDGIHIIHQSGTHLLSLINDILDLSKIEARKLELVPKPVHLPSFLQSVVEICQVRAEVKGIDFIYQTNSPLPEGVSIDDKRLRQILLNLLSNSIKFTDRGSVTLSVDVVDLSETQATLIFKVIDTGVGIAPEDMAKLFEAFEHVGDAQKQGEGTGLGLPISQRIVHLMGGEIEVKSELGEGSEFSFILELPVVDNWVQQHQGIEGSDNARYHWRNRIIGYEGETRSILIIDDRWENRAVVSNLLEPLGFETIEAENGEEGLKLLREKQPDLVITDLAMPVMDGFELIKHIRAAEDLHHYQIVVSSASVAQVDQQNALDGGGDRFLAKPVDANTLFAIVSECLDLQWLYEEREETQSDENEERTQEDDMLVPPVEDLKDLLMIVHRADTNEICHKIGTWDSRYQEFAVPILALAEEFKIEEIEEFLQQYLD, encoded by the coding sequence ATGAAAGCTATCTTTCGGAGTTTTCACTCTCTTAATGATTACAGCTTGCGCCATCAACTGTTAGGCGTATTTTGCCTTATCACTCTGATTCCTCTCACGGGTTTTGCTTGGTGGAATTATCGAGTCACTCGGAGTGCCTTGATTCAATCGGCTAATCAATCTCTTGATGCAGCCGCTTCTCAAACTGCAAAATCCCTGGATGCGTTTGTTAAGATTAACCTCACATCTCTTGTTATAGCAACGCAACAAGAAACCTTTGTGAATTATCTAAAAACTAGCTCGAGTGCTTCTCCCGCCCTGAAAAAGCAAGCACTCAATATATTAAACACCTTAATGGCAAAAGATAAAGTGTTTTTGATCTCTGTGGCTCTCCTTGATATCAATGGGCAGAATCTCCTCGATACCTACTCTCCTCAAGTCGGACAAGACGAGTCCAATCGCGACTATTTCCAAGTTGCCTTAGAAACAGGAGAACCTTTTGTTTCCAACGTAGAGTTTTCTCAATTGGATGGTCAGCCTTACCTATATTTCAGCCATTCAGTCCGCGATCGCCAAACGGGAGAAGTGATTGGTGTCCTACGCAGTCAGTATAGTGCCACTAGACTCCAATTCCTCATACTAGAACATGAGAATTTAGCCGGTTCTTTGTCTTTTCCAATTCTACTCGACGATCACAATTTGCGCTTGGCCCAAGGCTATCGCGATGATGGTGGCTTGCCTGAAGAACTGCGCTTTCAATTTCTCGCCCCTCCTGAATGGGAAACGATTCAGGAGCTACAAGCAATGTATCGCTTTCCCCCATCCCTACCTACAGATCTCGCAACTCAACTGACACAATTTGACGAATTTGCTGCTAATTTTAACCCCGATCGCCCCTACTTCACGACCATTCTTTCCCAAGAAAAGAACATAGAATATGCCGGAGCGATCGCACTGAGCCAAATCCAATCTTGGAAGGTTGCTTATTTGCGTCCAAAATCCGTTTTACTCCAACCGATAAACATTCAAACCCGAAATAATCGTCTCTTCGCTTTAGGGACAACTCTTGCTGCTCTTGGCGTGGGATTTGGTATGGCCAATGTAATTACGTCTCCCATTCGACGATTGACGGCGATCTCTCGACAAATTGCCGATGGAAATTTAAGTGCTTGTGCAGATATCACCTCCCGCAATGAAATTGGCGAATTAGCTCGCACGTTCAATACTATGACTGCACAATTGCGTTGTTCCATTGATACTCTCGAACAACAAGTGCGACAGCGTACGGTAGAATTGCAGGTGGCCAAAGACGAAGCCGATTCAGCCAATCACGCCAAGAGCGAATTCCTGGCCAACATCAGCCACGAACTTCGCACTCCTCTCAATGGCATTCTTGGCTATGCTCAAATTTTGTCCTACACCGAACTTCCGACGCAAAAACAAAGAGATGGAATTCATATTATTCACCAATCTGGGACTCACTTACTGAGTCTTATTAATGATATTTTAGATCTCTCTAAAATTGAAGCTCGCAAACTGGAGCTAGTCCCCAAGCCTGTTCATCTCCCCTCCTTTTTGCAGAGTGTGGTGGAGATATGCCAAGTCCGTGCTGAAGTCAAAGGGATTGATTTTATCTATCAAACGAATTCCCCTCTCCCAGAAGGCGTGTCTATTGACGACAAGCGACTGCGACAAATCTTGCTCAATCTGCTCAGTAACAGCATTAAATTTACCGATCGCGGTTCGGTGACGCTCTCTGTAGATGTTGTCGATTTATCCGAAACCCAAGCCACTCTGATCTTTAAAGTAATCGATACAGGAGTCGGGATTGCCCCAGAAGATATGGCAAAACTGTTTGAAGCCTTTGAGCACGTTGGCGATGCCCAAAAACAAGGAGAAGGAACTGGACTGGGACTGCCTATCTCTCAACGCATTGTCCATCTCATGGGGGGAGAAATCGAGGTCAAAAGTGAACTAGGTGAAGGGAGTGAGTTTTCCTTCATCCTTGAACTTCCTGTAGTCGATAATTGGGTACAACAACATCAAGGGATTGAAGGCAGCGATAATGCTAGGTATCACTGGCGTAATCGCATTATCGGCTATGAAGGAGAAACCCGTAGCATCTTGATTATCGATGACCGTTGGGAGAATCGAGCCGTAGTCTCCAACCTCCTTGAACCCCTAGGTTTTGAGACCATTGAAGCAGAAAACGGAGAAGAAGGATTAAAACTCCTGCGGGAAAAACAGCCAGATTTAGTAATTACTGACCTCGCCATGCCTGTGATGGATGGTTTTGAGTTGATTAAACACATTCGTGCTGCTGAGGACTTGCACCATTATCAGATTGTGGTCTCCTCTGCATCCGTAGCCCAAGTGGATCAACAGAACGCCCTTGATGGGGGTGGAGATCGCTTCTTAGCCAAACCCGTTGATGCTAATACTCTCTTTGCCATAGTTTCGGAGTGTCTGGATTTACAATGGCTTTATGAAGAAAGAGAAGAAACTCAATCAGATGAAAATGAAGAAAGAACACAAGAGGATGATATGCTTGTTCCCCCAGTCGAAGACCTCAAAGACTTGCTGATGATTGTTCACCGGGCAGATACCAATGAAATCTGCCATAAAATTGGAACGTGGGATAGCCGCTATCAAGAGTTTGCTGTTCCTATCCTCGCACTTGCCGAAGAGTTTAAAATAGAAGAAATTGAGGAGTTTTTGCAACAGTATTTAGACTGA
- a CDS encoding AbrB family transcriptional regulator, with product MNLNDMVDVPKPNQPEQLSSEEMLQDKLKNSLSYIGLVAIASLTAVVLSQLHIPVSWLVGPMIFGLIYALFKGEAQPLPPIFSIIGQGIIALTTATRFSFDTLVLAKEYALPLLGCITITGILSVLNGYLLSRWAGIDKATGFLGCIPGAGPTLVALSEDLGGDAIAVAFLQYLRILMVSVIVPSLVTFSSGETISQPVILPEISTSSATLPPILNLGILAVCGVFGLFIGRGIKLPAAVFLGPFFLGLMTFWILPYPLHVPDPIFAASLLLFGLSIGLKFDRQVAQTLVKSVVIQLGLVMILIAVCLGIGYEFHQLTHIDTLTAILGTTPGGISAITATVIEIGGNVGLVVAMQMTRMFLVLLLSPWLAASLLSAKPGV from the coding sequence ATGAACCTCAATGATATGGTCGATGTTCCCAAACCCAATCAGCCAGAACAGCTCTCCTCAGAGGAAATGCTTCAGGATAAGCTCAAAAATAGCTTATCTTATATTGGTTTAGTAGCGATCGCCTCTCTTACCGCCGTCGTGTTAAGCCAGCTCCATATTCCTGTATCCTGGCTTGTTGGACCCATGATTTTTGGTCTCATATATGCCCTTTTTAAAGGAGAAGCACAACCGCTCCCCCCGATTTTCTCCATTATCGGTCAAGGGATTATTGCCCTGACGACGGCCACCCGTTTCTCCTTTGATACCCTGGTTTTAGCTAAAGAATATGCCCTGCCTCTGCTCGGCTGTATAACTATTACAGGGATATTGAGTGTATTGAATGGTTATCTTCTCAGTCGTTGGGCTGGAATAGACAAAGCAACAGGTTTTTTAGGATGCATTCCGGGAGCAGGGCCAACGTTAGTTGCCCTCAGTGAAGATTTAGGCGGAGATGCGATCGCCGTTGCCTTTCTGCAATACCTGCGCATTCTCATGGTATCTGTGATTGTACCATCCCTTGTCACATTCTCGTCTGGCGAAACGATCAGTCAACCCGTGATTCTGCCGGAGATATCTACCTCATCAGCAACCCTTCCCCCGATTCTCAACCTTGGTATTTTAGCCGTCTGTGGTGTTTTCGGTCTCTTCATAGGAAGGGGGATAAAATTGCCGGCCGCCGTCTTTCTTGGCCCCTTTTTCCTGGGCTTAATGACCTTCTGGATACTTCCCTATCCCCTCCATGTTCCCGATCCCATTTTTGCTGCCAGTTTGTTGCTCTTTGGATTATCCATCGGCCTCAAATTTGATCGCCAAGTTGCCCAAACTTTGGTGAAATCAGTCGTCATTCAATTGGGTTTAGTGATGATCTTAATTGCCGTTTGTTTAGGCATTGGCTATGAATTTCATCAATTGACCCATATCGACACCTTAACCGCTATTTTAGGCACAACCCCAGGAGGTATTAGTGCAATAACCGCCACGGTAATCGAAATTGGCGGCAATGTGGGCTTAGTGGTGGCGATGCAAATGACCCGCATGTTCCTGGTTTTATTATTGAGTCCTTGGTTAGCGGCCTCTTTATTGTCTGCTAAACCAGGGGTTTAA